Proteins encoded by one window of Arachis ipaensis cultivar K30076 chromosome B04, Araip1.1, whole genome shotgun sequence:
- the LOC107635942 gene encoding uncharacterized protein LOC107635942, protein MTLNPYVGIGDPNIHVTKFHTMMFLNKEFDPILCRTFPTFLDGAALIWFSNHPEGSISNFDELANQFVNHFAASKIYVHNFDYLSTIKKGPHESLKDYMTRFVEATNEIPNLNPEVYLHALKSGLRSRKFQDAIVIAKPKILAEFQEKATTQIEIEELQALRRADKANSNREEEKRNKYPSNQIEQKQFKLTPKFDSYTPLNTKRDEIIIDILLLKLIKPPNREGTYQDQLYVDKSKYCAFHQKYGHTTDDCVIAKDLLEKLARQGLLDKYIDSRGRKRNTEDLGQHPKTTDNPRDKG, encoded by the coding sequence ATGACCTTGAATCCCTATGTGGGAATAGGGGACCCAAATATCCACGTCACCAAATTTCATACCATGATGTTCTTGAACAAAGAATTCGATCCAATCCTATGTCGTACCTTCCCCACCTTCCTAGATGGAGCTGCCCTGATCTGGTTCTCCAACCACCCTGAGGGTTCCATTTCCAACTTCGATGAGCTGGCCAACCAGTTCGTCAACCATTTTGCTGCATCCAAGATATATGTGCACAATTTTGACTACTTGAGCACTATAAAGAAAGGGCCGCACGAAAGCCTGAAGGACTACATGACCAGATTCGTTGAAGCAACTAATGAAATACCCAACTTAAACCCAGAAGTCTATCTTCACGCCTTAAAAAGCGGCCTCCGCTCTAGAAAATTCCAAGATGCCATAGTCATCGCAAAACCAAAAATCCTAGCTGAATTCCAAGAAAAGGCAACAACCCAAATCGAGATTGAAGAACTCCAAGCACTTCGAAGGGCAGACAAAGCCAACTCAAATAGAGAAGAGGAGAAGCGAAATAAATATCCAAGCAACCAAATAGAACAAAAGCAATTCAAGCTCACGCCCAAGTTTGACAGCTATACCCCTCTCAACACCAAGAGAGATGAAATCATCATAGACATTCTACTTTTAAAACTCATCAAACCCCCAAATAGGGAAGGCACATACCAAGACCAGCTATACGTAGACAAATCTAAGTATTGCGCCTTCCATCAGAAATATGGTCATACCACAGATGACTGTGTAATAGCGAAAGATCTCCTCGAAAAGTTAGCCCGCCAAGGCCTACTGGACAAATATATCGACAGCCGAGGACGAAAGCGAAACACAGAAGACCTCGGCCAACATCCCAAAACAACTGACAATCCCCGGGATAAAGGGTAA
- the LOC107637544 gene encoding uncharacterized protein LOC107637544, which translates to MAPLLSFTGPMKCREIISFSHTYNSSCHVSIARNLSRNVLVNRRNSVSLVSYNSLMHRNLCCDERQRGSMSLIAYDANNKNYSESESQGNNNEAMDAVMKLYSAFKNKDTQDLADILADECRCVCNFLSFFQAFHGKTQVMEFFGYLIKILGNHIQIVVKPTLHDGMNVGVHWKFEWKKIHVPLGNGFSFHICQTYHGKAVIKNIEMFMEPLLHLEPYRLIITSRLTQLAEKIALFTAEKSGNKKAKKVLLIVLALLSVTASFLFMKLATS; encoded by the exons ATGGCTCCATTACTTTCATTCACTGGCCCCATGAAATGCAGAGAAATAATCTCCTTTTCACATACCTATAATTCATCATGTCATGTTTCAATAGCTAGGAACTTGTCAAGAAATGTTCTTGTGAATagaagaaattctgtttctcTAGTTTCATACAATTCATTGATGCATAGAAACTTGTGTTGTGATGAGAGGCAGAGAGGTAGCATGTCCCTCATTGCATATGATGCTAATAATAAGAACTACTCAGAATCAGAATCACAAGGTAACAACAATGAAGCCATGGATGCAGTTATGAAATTGTATTCAGCCTTCAAGAATAAAGACACACAAGACTTAGCTGATATACTTGCTGATGAATGCCGCTGTGTCTGCAATTTTCTCTCATTCTTCCAAGCCTTCCATGGAAAAACG CAAGTGATGGAATTCTTCGGTTATCTGATAAAAATACTTGGAAACCACATCCAAATTGTGGTGAAACCAACTCTGCATGATGGCATGAACGTTGGTGTCCATTGGAAATTTG AATGGAAAAAGATTCATGTCCCTCTAGGCAATGGTTTCAGCTTCCACATTTGCCAAACTTACCACGGAAAAGCTGTAATTAA AAATATTGAGATGTTTATGGAGCCATTACTCCACTTGGAACCATATAGGCTG ATAATAACATCAAGGCTGACACAGTTGGCGGAGAAGATCGCCTTATTTACGGCGGAGAAATCTGgaaacaaaaaagcaaaaaaagtTTTGTTGATTGTGCTTGCTTTATTATCCGTAACTGCCTCCTTCTTGTTCATGAAACTTGCTACTTCATAA